One part of the Aspergillus luchuensis IFO 4308 DNA, chromosome 5, nearly complete sequence genome encodes these proteins:
- a CDS encoding glycoside hydrolase family 71 protein (CAZy:GH71;~COG:G;~EggNog:ENOG410PJGT;~InterPro:IPR005197;~PFAM:PF03659;~SECRETED:SignalP(1-20);~go_function: GO:0016787 - hydrolase activity [Evidence IEA]), whose translation MMKFLFIALFGLLWAKQALGAAVFAHFIVGNAWNYTLTDWENDMTLAQEAHIDAFALNMGYGDSSTATQAALAFEAANKVDFKLFFSFDYEGGTGAWPESDILTYLNKYASNSAHYKYNGKAFVSTFEGTAYATDWKSIKSQVDCFFVPDWSSLGAEGAYEAGGGGIVDGLFSWGAWPSGPNNMSNATDLSYLDLDIPYMMPASPWFYTNLASYSKNWLWRGDSLWHDRWEQIWDLQPEWVEILTWNDYGESHYIGPIREDAISLMTTGGAPLNYIENMPHDGWRDLLPFAIDTYVKGNATLGDEGIVTWYRPNPSESCGTGGTTGNTASEGQTLYPPAEVAENKIFYSAMLHSHANVTVTVGGTSLGATWAKHGRNSGAGLYHGAVEYGSATGKVVVSITRDGEMLASVAGQSINATCVSDLSNWNAWVGSSVAKKTNSRRDATLPVKSRHAHRHVGRGHNRFH comes from the coding sequence ATGATGAAATTCTTGTTCATTGCCCTTTTCGGGCTCCTATGGGCTAAGCAGGCGCTGGGCGCCGCCGTGTTCGCCCACTTTATCGTCGGCAACGCATGGAACTACACACTTACAGACTGGGAAAATGACATGACACTGGCCCAGGAGGCCCATATCGACGCATTCGCCCTGAACATGGGTTACGGTGACTCGTCCACCGCAACGCAGGCTGCTCTCGCGTTCGAAGCAGCCAACAAAGTCGACTTcaagcttttcttttccttcgacTACGAAGGAGGCACCGGTGCCTGGCCAGAATCTGACATCCTCACTTACCTTAACAAGTAcgcctccaactccgcccACTACAAGTACAACGGCAAGGCGTTCGTCTCTACTTTTGAGGGTACCGCCTACGCGACGGACTGGAAGTCCATCAAATCTCAGGTAGACTGCTTCTTCGTCCCGGACTGGTCTTCTCTCGGCGCAGAGGGCGCCTATGAGGCTGGCGGTGGAGGTATCGTCGACGGCCTTTTTAGCTGGGGTGCCTGGCCTTCCGGTCCGAACAACATGAGCAATGCTACTGATCTCAGTTACCTCGATCTCGACATCCCTTACATGATGCCTGCCTCTCCGTGGTTCTACACCAACCTCGCCTCATACAGCAAGAACTGGCTATGGCGCGGTGATAGTCTCTGGCATGACCGGTGGGAGCAGATCTGGGATCTGCAGCcggagtgggtggagatCCTTACCTGGAACGACTACGGCGAAAGCCACTACATCGGTCCCATTCGTGAAGATGCAATTAGTCTCATGACGACTGGTGGTGCACCGCTGAATTACATCGAGAACATGCcccatgatggatggagagaccttcttccttttgcGATCGACACTTACGTGAAAGGAAACGCAACTCTCGGCGACGAAGGCATCGTCACCTGGTACCGACCGAACCCGTCGGAGTCCTGCGGCACAGGAGGTACTACCGGTAACACAGCCAGTGAGGGACAGACGCTATATCCGCCCGCTGAAGTGGCCGAGAACAAGATCTTCTACTCAGCGATGCTTCACTCGCATGCGAATGTCACTGTCACTGTTGGTGGCACATCGTTGGGCGCTACTTGGGCCAAACACGGCCGAAACAGCGGCGCAGGACTCTACCACGGTGCCGTGGAGTATGGTAGTGCGACTGGTAAGGTGGTGGTTAGTATCACCCGGGATGGGGAGATGCTGGCCAGTGTGGCTGGTCAGTCGATTAACGCGACGTGTGTCAGTGACTTGTCCAACTGGAATGCTTGGGTTGGATCTAGCGttgcgaagaagacgaatTCCCGTCGTGATGCTACACTTCCAGTGAAGAGTAGACATGCGCACCGTCACGTTGGGAGAGGACATAACCGCTTTCATTGA